The nucleotide sequence GTCGAGAAGGTGCTCGGTGATGCGCCGGACTTGTCTGACGGCGGGAACTGGAATCGTCGGTTCAATGCCAATATGGCGAAGCTCAAGAGCGGCAACATCATTGCTGTCGCCGAAGTCGTGCGCAATCTGACACTGTCCGACCGTGTGAAGAAGATATCGAGCGGAGAAAGACGGCTTCTCGATACGGCGAAGCATATTTTGGCGAGCGAGCTGGCGCTTGCCTCTAAGAGAGAGCTTGCCGAAACGGAAAAATGGCTCCAAGATCTCCTCAGACGGAATGAAGCCGTTTCGTGATGTATAAAAATACAAATTTTTGCGGGACGTAAGAAGGAATCTGACTGATAGTTGGCTAATAAAAGAAAGTACTGATTTTGGGAAAGGGGGTGAAACTATGTTAGACAGACTGTTACGATTTGGAATCACAGTTTTGATGGGGATCGCAGGTTTGATGCTCGTTCGTCTGGCGATACCGTATTGGGCACCACTCATCGAAACAGACTTTTTAAACGGAAGTATATTCGGAACAACATTACTCGTCGTATTGGGCTTGGCTGTCGGGATGACGGTTGGTGGCATCATCGGCTACTTGTTATCGCCGTGGCTTATCAAGATCGCATGGCAAGTGACGTACTGGATGGAACGTCGCCTCAATAAGATGCCATTGCAGGATGTTATCGTGGGCTCGATCGGATTGGCTATTGGACTTATAATTGCAAACTTACTCGGTGCGGCATTTGTGCCGGTTCCAATCGTAGGCAACTATATCCCGGGTATCTTGAGCATTTTATTCGGGTATCTCGGTATCAATCTTATCCTGCGCAAGCGTGAAGAGATCGCAAGCATCGTTTCGTCGCGCTCCGTCTTCGGCAAAGATCGTGCAGTGAAAGATAAAACGAATGCGAAACCGAAGATCCTCGACACGAGCGTCATCATCGACGGACGTATCGCTGACATCCTCAATACGGGCTTCATCGACGGCACGCTCGTCATTCCCGTATTTGTACTGGAAGAGCTGCAGCATATCGCCGACTCGTCCGACCTTCTTCGTCGGACACGCGGTCGCCGTGGGCTTGATATCTTAAATCATATCCAAAAAGAAACGGATCTGACGGTCGTTATCGACGAACATGATTTCGACGATATCAGCGAAGTTGATTCCAAGCTCATCAAGCTGGCGCATATCCTTCGTGCGAAAGTTATCACGAACGATTACAATCTCAATAAGGTCGCGGAGATACAAGGGGTAGAAGTCCTCAATATCAACGAATTGTCCAACGCCATCAAGCCTGTCGTTCTTCCGGGTGAAGAAATGACGGTCACGATCATCAAAGACGGCAAAGAGATCGGACAAGGCGTGGCGTATCTCGATGACGGTACGATGATCGTCGTTGACAGCGGCAAGCAGTACATCGGCCGTTCCATCGCAGTCATCGTCACCTCGGTGCTCCAGACGGCGGCAGGTCGCATGATCTTCGCCAAACCGAAGGCGTTTGAACGCGGTGCATAAAAAAACAAAGGATCTGCTTTCTTCGGAAGGCAGATTTTTTTGTTTTGTCGGGGGAAATATAGTATGATAGAAGAAACGAAAAGGGGTGGCGAAGATGATATCTGTCATTGTCGCGGCGGCAGGTCGCGGTTCACGAATGAAGCGGGCGGAGAACAAGGTGTTCTTACCTCTTTTGGATAAACCTATTTTACGATACAGTATAGAAGCGTTCCTTAGGCGACGCGATGTGGCGGAAGTCATCGTCATTTGCGCCGCGCACGAACAGGCACAGATGGAATCGTTCGTAGAAGCGTATCGCGGGCAAAAGCCCGTCAAGGTCGTCGTTGGCGGAAGCGAGCGGCAATATTCCGTTGCCAACGCGCTCCGTGCGGCAGATAGAAAGAGCGAGCTGATCCTCGTCCATGACGGTGCCAGACCGCTCGTAACAGACGAGGTCGTGCAGTCGGTCATCGACAGCGCGAGAGCACATCGTGCGGCCATTGCGGCAGTGCCTGTGAAAGACACGATCAAGACAGTCGATGATAGCGGCATGGTCGCCCTTACCCCGCCGAGAAGCACGCTCTTTGCGGTACAGACACCGCAGGGCTTTGCATCGCAGCTTCTCTTTGATGCGTATGCACGCGCCGAGGAGGACGGATTCTTGGGCACGGACGATGCGAGCCTCGTCGAACGGCTCGGTGTGCGCGTCGCCATTGCCAAAGGAGATTATCAAAATATCAAGATCACGACACCCGAAGACCTCATCATCGGGGAAGCGTTGTTGAAAGGAAGAAGCAAATGAGAGTAGGAATCGGATATGATGTACATAGATTAGTAGAAGGACGCAAGCTCATCTTGGGCGGCGTAGAAATTGAGCATGAGGTAGGGCTTCTCGGCCATTCGGACGCCGATGTGCTTCTGCATGCCATCTCGGACGCGCTCTTAGGTGCGGCGGCGCTCGGCGATATCGGCAAGCATTTCCCCGACAAGGATCCGCAGTATAAAGGCATCTCGAGCCTTATCCTGCTCACGCACGTCGGCAGACTGCTCTGCGAGCACGGCTATGCTGTCGGCAACATCGATGCGACGATCGTGGCACAGGCGCCGAAGCTTGCCCCGCATATCGACGCGATGCGCAGCAATATCGCTGATGCACTCGGTATCGAAGTCGGTCAGGTCGGCGTGAAAGCGACAACGACGGAAGGCCTTGGCTTTGCCGGAACGAAAGAAGGCATGGCATCGTATGCCGTTGCACTTCTTGTCAGCAAAGGCGCATAAAAGGCTCGTCTTTGCAGGGACGAAAAAGGCAGGATATCGTATCATGTCTGATCCTTGCGTGTAAAGGCGTATAAAAAGAAGCATCTCCGTACATAGTAAGAAAAACGTGCGGGGAGGCGGTCGATATGAAACGGTTGATGATCGTCACGGCAGTCTGTCTGATGATGATGGTGCCGTCCGTCTGCATGGCATCGAGCGAGGTCAGACTGTTTGCCGATGAGGGCGGCTGGCGGGCAGAGGTGTGGCATGACGGTGCGCTCTTTTTGCGATTCGTCTTGGCAGAAACGGTCGCTGTATGGCGAACAGAGGATGATGATAAGACGCTTCGGGCATGCCCATTTGTCGAAGATGGTATGCTCAGGCTCATCATTCGGTAACAAAAGCGAAGGAAAATGCGTAAACCGCGCGTGACCCTTCGCTTTTCTCTTTACATAACGGGATAGAATCTGATACAATACAAGAATAAGTTATTCTGGAGGGGTATATTACATGGCTGATAAAATGAGAGTGCGTTTTGCACCGAGCCCGACGGGTCCGTTCCATATCGGCGGTGCGCGTTCGGCACTTTTTAACTGGTTACTTGCGAAAAAAGACCAAGGCACGTTGGTGCTTCGTATTGAAGATACAGACAGAGAACGTTCGACGAAAGAGTCGGAAGAAAACATCAAAGAAGCCTTGAAATGGCTCGGTATCACGTGGGACGAAGGGATCGACGTCGGCGGCGAGCACGGTCCGTACCGTCAGACGGAACGCCTTCACATCTACGAAGAATACACGAAAAAATTGCTC is from Selenomonadales bacterium and encodes:
- a CDS encoding 2-C-methyl-D-erythritol 4-phosphate cytidylyltransferase, whose protein sequence is MISVIVAAAGRGSRMKRAENKVFLPLLDKPILRYSIEAFLRRRDVAEVIVICAAHEQAQMESFVEAYRGQKPVKVVVGGSERQYSVANALRAADRKSELILVHDGARPLVTDEVVQSVIDSARAHRAAIAAVPVKDTIKTVDDSGMVALTPPRSTLFAVQTPQGFASQLLFDAYARAEEDGFLGTDDASLVERLGVRVAIAKGDYQNIKITTPEDLIIGEALLKGRSK
- a CDS encoding TRAM domain-containing protein — its product is MLDRLLRFGITVLMGIAGLMLVRLAIPYWAPLIETDFLNGSIFGTTLLVVLGLAVGMTVGGIIGYLLSPWLIKIAWQVTYWMERRLNKMPLQDVIVGSIGLAIGLIIANLLGAAFVPVPIVGNYIPGILSILFGYLGINLILRKREEIASIVSSRSVFGKDRAVKDKTNAKPKILDTSVIIDGRIADILNTGFIDGTLVIPVFVLEELQHIADSSDLLRRTRGRRGLDILNHIQKETDLTVVIDEHDFDDISEVDSKLIKLAHILRAKVITNDYNLNKVAEIQGVEVLNINELSNAIKPVVLPGEEMTVTIIKDGKEIGQGVAYLDDGTMIVVDSGKQYIGRSIAVIVTSVLQTAAGRMIFAKPKAFERGA
- a CDS encoding 2-C-methyl-D-erythritol 2,4-cyclodiphosphate synthase; its protein translation is MRVGIGYDVHRLVEGRKLILGGVEIEHEVGLLGHSDADVLLHAISDALLGAAALGDIGKHFPDKDPQYKGISSLILLTHVGRLLCEHGYAVGNIDATIVAQAPKLAPHIDAMRSNIADALGIEVGQVGVKATTTEGLGFAGTKEGMASYAVALLVSKGA
- a CDS encoding CarD family transcriptional regulator encodes the protein MLSIGDRVVYPMHGAGIIESIEEQEIMGEVQPYYVLKIPFGNMRVLIPLKKAADVGLRCIIDAGEICTVEKVLGDAPDLSDGGNWNRRFNANMAKLKSGNIIAVAEVVRNLTLSDRVKKISSGERRLLDTAKHILASELALASKRELAETEKWLQDLLRRNEAVS